The following coding sequences are from one Ruminococcus flavefaciens AE3010 window:
- a CDS encoding serpin family protein: MKKNKRIIAAMIAALMTASSSSLVLANADNADSEDGYTVTLDAVTEDTGSEYTFDDMKKMSEDEISALFAAKGMTDEKKYSVWTKEKVAEALEECSIMIVLRPEATFVNSDGETIVNESADIEELTKDDGCITEQIYYIANSVGVPNSEVWLLDGHGWKIRTEENAEGGKIYRRYLSFGLYPANAQGPDKSNMLIAAALNYVQLSPCYEIIELESKNAIITGDVPAVVKGDANCDGDVDMADAVLIMQALANPNKYGLDGTADNHLTKQGESNGDMNGDGLTVGDAQAIQKKLLNLSSATIDIPSSMSTVRLDDKVNVQASEGKTVDEEFAAAEMNLGIELLKKSFAPAKAGEENLLISPMSVSAALAMTANGADGKTRSEMEKVLGNGLTLGQINEYMAYYLSKLPNNEKEKVYIADSIWFKDKPSFKVYEDFLEQNKKYYGAELYKAPFDDNTVTDINDWVSRNTNGMIPSILRNGDLEPTEEKEMLMMLLNTLYFEADWQQPYTHANNDIFTDINGEKRTIKSLVSKEYEYFDLGDADAFKKPYAGGNYSFVGILPRDNDIVEYVNKLDAEKLFDGLKECEDPESVDLYTMIPKFEYDYEKSLNDILKEMGMPTAFGGTADFSKINDLSVDGAQALWIDKVLHKTKIELNEKGTKAAAVTSVGLYGGGGMPDLKKEVFIYLNRPFVYMIVDKNNVPLFIGAATQLGEK, from the coding sequence ATGAAAAAAAACAAACGAATTATTGCCGCAATGATAGCAGCATTAATGACAGCCTCATCGTCTTCGTTGGTCTTGGCAAACGCAGACAATGCTGACAGCGAGGACGGATACACTGTAACTCTGGACGCTGTTACAGAAGATACGGGCAGCGAATACACTTTTGATGACATGAAGAAAATGTCAGAAGATGAGATATCTGCACTTTTTGCCGCAAAGGGTATGACAGATGAAAAGAAATACTCCGTATGGACTAAAGAAAAGGTTGCAGAGGCTCTTGAAGAATGTTCTATTATGATAGTGCTCAGGCCCGAAGCGACATTTGTGAACTCAGACGGAGAAACTATAGTCAACGAATCCGCCGATATTGAAGAATTGACAAAAGATGACGGCTGTATCACAGAGCAGATATATTACATTGCCAACTCAGTCGGTGTGCCAAACAGCGAAGTATGGCTTTTGGACGGCCACGGCTGGAAGATACGGACAGAAGAAAACGCTGAGGGCGGCAAGATATACAGAAGATATCTGAGCTTCGGTCTGTATCCTGCTAATGCACAAGGTCCTGACAAAAGCAATATGCTCATAGCTGCCGCACTGAACTATGTCCAGCTCAGCCCATGCTATGAGATCATTGAGCTTGAAAGCAAAAATGCAATTATAACAGGAGATGTTCCCGCTGTAGTTAAGGGCGATGCAAACTGCGACGGTGATGTCGATATGGCGGACGCAGTTCTTATAATGCAGGCTCTTGCAAATCCCAATAAGTACGGCTTGGACGGTACAGCAGATAATCATCTGACAAAACAGGGCGAATCAAACGGAGATATGAACGGTGACGGACTCACAGTCGGCGATGCACAGGCAATACAGAAAAAGCTGCTCAATCTGAGTTCTGCAACTATCGATATACCGTCTTCAATGAGCACAGTCCGCCTTGATGACAAGGTAAACGTACAGGCATCGGAAGGAAAAACTGTTGATGAAGAATTTGCAGCCGCAGAAATGAATCTCGGTATCGAGCTGCTGAAAAAGAGCTTTGCTCCCGCCAAGGCAGGCGAGGAGAACCTGCTCATCTCACCTATGTCCGTCTCGGCAGCTCTTGCAATGACTGCTAACGGAGCTGACGGCAAAACACGCAGTGAAATGGAGAAGGTGCTCGGAAACGGCCTTACTCTCGGTCAGATAAACGAGTATATGGCTTATTACCTCAGCAAGCTCCCCAATAATGAAAAAGAAAAGGTGTATATCGCCGATTCCATATGGTTCAAGGACAAGCCCTCATTCAAGGTATATGAAGACTTCCTTGAGCAGAACAAGAAATACTACGGTGCAGAGCTGTACAAGGCGCCCTTCGACGATAATACAGTCACAGACATAAATGACTGGGTAAGCAGAAACACCAACGGCATGATACCGTCTATACTCAGAAACGGAGACCTTGAACCCACCGAGGAAAAGGAAATGCTCATGATGCTTCTGAATACTCTCTATTTCGAGGCAGACTGGCAGCAGCCATACACTCATGCAAACAATGATATTTTTACGGATATCAATGGGGAAAAGCGTACCATAAAGTCTCTTGTCAGCAAGGAGTACGAATACTTCGACCTCGGCGATGCCGATGCTTTCAAGAAGCCTTATGCAGGCGGTAATTACAGCTTTGTGGGAATACTTCCGCGTGATAATGATATAGTTGAATATGTAAATAAACTTGACGCAGAGAAGCTCTTTGATGGGCTGAAGGAATGTGAGGATCCTGAGTCCGTGGACCTTTATACAATGATACCCAAGTTTGAGTATGACTACGAGAAGTCTCTCAACGATATACTCAAAGAAATGGGCATGCCCACAGCCTTTGGCGGAACGGCTGATTTCTCAAAGATAAACGACCTTTCCGTTGACGGTGCTCAGGCACTGTGGATAGACAAAGTGCTCCACAAAACAAAGATAGAGCTGAACGAAAAGGGCACAAAGGCAGCAGCCGTAACATCTGTGGGATTGTATGGCGGCGGAGGTATGCCTGATCTGAAAAAAGAAGTTTTCATTTATCTGAACAGACCATTTGTGTACATGATAGTTGATAAGAACAATGTACCGTTATTCATCGGTGCTGCAACTCAGCTCGGAGAAAAGTGA
- a CDS encoding RNA polymerase sigma factor: MDNGESSYRRFLAGDDSGMVEIVREFRDGLMLYLRSYTDDIGSAEDCMQDAFIKLAIKKPKFNGKSSFKTWLYTIGRNIAVDHKRRLLRRKNVSLNECIEIADEADLERSYLVTEQRINLRHAICRLKEDYQQVLYLTYFEDFSNEETAKITGRSVKQIKNLLYNARKALKTELEKEGFNYENI, encoded by the coding sequence ATGGATAACGGTGAAAGTAGCTACCGCCGTTTCCTTGCAGGTGATGACAGTGGTATGGTCGAGATCGTCCGCGAATTCCGAGACGGTCTTATGCTTTACCTCCGCAGCTATACCGATGATATCGGTTCTGCGGAGGACTGTATGCAGGACGCATTTATAAAGCTTGCCATTAAGAAGCCGAAATTCAACGGCAAAAGCTCTTTCAAGACATGGCTTTATACTATCGGCAGAAATATTGCCGTTGATCATAAACGACGTTTGCTGAGACGCAAAAACGTATCACTGAACGAATGCATTGAAATTGCAGATGAGGCCGATCTTGAACGAAGTTACCTTGTGACAGAGCAAAGGATAAATCTTCGTCATGCGATATGCAGGCTTAAAGAAGACTATCAGCAGGTGCTGTATCTGACCTATTTCGAGGACTTCAGCAACGAGGAGACCGCAAAAATAACGGGCAGATCGGTCAAGCAGATAAAGAATCTCCTGTATAATGCAAGGAAAGCACTCAAAACAGAACTTGAAAAGGAGGGCTTCAATTATGAAAACATATGA
- a CDS encoding carbohydrate-binding protein — translation MDTLKLKMRIAQRCFRIVSNSARAALEVRPDSSDGRLIGKLDVSETGGWQTWKTQNCKTDETTGKHDVYFVFIRRILYLNTES, via the coding sequence ATGGATACATTAAAATTGAAAATGAGAATTGCTCAGCGCTGCTTCCGTATCGTCTCTAACAGTGCAAGGGCAGCACTTGAAGTTCGTCCTGACAGTTCAGACGGCAGGCTCATAGGTAAGCTTGATGTCAGCGAAACAGGCGGCTGGCAGACATGGAAAACTCAGAACTGCAAAACAGATGAGACTACGGGAAAGCATGACGTTTACTTTGTATTTATAAGGAGGATCTTATACTTAAATACTGAAAGCTGA
- a CDS encoding serpin family protein — protein MALNFFRRAASAVTAALFLTAAIPTVSLTANAKLSGITSNGSTNADRTVGTIDKLGACNYAKIVMEAPDSTLEFKNITENDLQIQKIINYAGTVEADGETYLVARKKGSIMYNTTLAEIETDHNDYIFYHVCSEESLPAEGFAFPFYELIQSAKHFGLVTGKLSSAVLDGSNYDCNCELSALQNKDKEISCKVYSEISKRYMGYIILDGYDFYSPEYYVMRGSEMTARPNGCFTINAKEYELMYTENCVDSYVEKNLSRTSAYELNAKNNITIDYRVSDSLEGKYGIVYKFYLHDIDPDKRISFSIAEKVSGMSVEELFGSYEKSMGIGNQLSFVNAELVKTYTANGHEYDLYKGLYRYRGEFSSYNEESYIAVRKDTGDSASYGSSIDVYAHMSNTEELSQGTEVYSVEFSFHNCGAAGTLDLTRNDISFGSGEAPAAKTSDLQAYEYVFEDANIQNVSVSEEYCSVTLTVSDPSYEAREWGGFGGMSFIELFFCPNTLPPDTDPDDTDWKADIIKKNRALLSMLHEGSKATISVFSYSYFPELVSRQYKSGAVYNFEGVISVKSPDIHYYGDINDDGVVDSYDAIVYRKQLSGNTTEKLNKDQLLNGDINFNGVIDGDDLRQLQDYLLGIQKEFNAVTEIGSIRLDDKVDVLASEGKVSDADFAYAEMDLGVKLMKNCFDPTQTGKENFLISPVSISTALSMTANGADGKTRDEMEKLLGSGLTIDQINEYMAYFMKELPDKQNEKVYLANSIWFKNTEKFKVNDKFLETNKKYYSSEIYKSAFDDSTVKDVNSWVNTNTKGMIPVILNKGDLEPKGDIEKLMLLINTLYFEADWSDKYTTTYSGKFTDLNGAEHDVTKMSNTEYEYFDLGDADAFKKPYAGGNYSFVGILPRDNDIVGYVNSLDSKKLFDSLKECEDPSEYDLTVIMPKFNYSFDTSLKDVLEQMGMTTAFDHNTADFTKMYDATVPYAPILYIGDVLHKTKIEVTESGTKAAAVTVAGMDGWGGMSPQKKKEIIIDLDRPFVYMIVDKNNIPLFIGAASMIEE, from the coding sequence ATGGCATTGAATTTTTTTAGACGGGCTGCTTCGGCAGTCACAGCTGCTTTATTTCTGACGGCTGCTATACCGACAGTTTCGCTTACGGCTAATGCGAAGCTTTCGGGAATAACAAGTAATGGAAGTACCAATGCAGACAGGACCGTCGGTACCATTGATAAGCTTGGCGCATGTAACTATGCAAAGATAGTTATGGAAGCTCCTGACAGCACACTTGAATTCAAAAATATCACCGAAAATGATCTGCAAATACAGAAGATCATAAATTACGCAGGAACTGTCGAAGCAGACGGCGAAACATATCTTGTAGCCAGAAAAAAGGGAAGTATAATGTACAATACCACCCTTGCCGAGATAGAGACAGATCATAATGATTACATATTCTATCATGTATGCAGTGAAGAAAGCCTCCCTGCCGAAGGCTTTGCATTTCCTTTTTATGAGCTTATACAGAGCGCAAAGCATTTCGGGCTCGTAACGGGTAAACTGAGCAGCGCAGTTCTTGACGGCAGCAATTATGACTGTAACTGTGAGCTTTCCGCACTGCAAAACAAGGACAAGGAGATCTCATGCAAGGTATACTCCGAGATCTCAAAGCGTTACATGGGTTATATCATTTTGGACGGCTATGATTTTTATTCTCCCGAGTATTATGTAATGCGCGGAAGTGAAATGACCGCCCGTCCGAATGGCTGTTTTACCATAAACGCCAAGGAATACGAATTAATGTATACTGAAAACTGTGTTGACTCGTATGTGGAGAAAAATCTGTCAAGAACTTCCGCATATGAACTGAATGCCAAAAACAATATCACCATTGATTATCGGGTCAGCGACAGCCTTGAAGGTAAATACGGTATCGTGTATAAATTCTATTTGCATGATATTGATCCTGACAAGCGCATATCATTCAGTATAGCCGAAAAAGTATCGGGCATGAGTGTGGAAGAGCTTTTCGGGAGCTATGAAAAATCCATGGGCATAGGCAATCAGCTTTCGTTTGTTAATGCTGAGCTTGTAAAGACATATACTGCCAACGGGCATGAATACGACCTCTATAAGGGCTTATACAGGTACAGAGGAGAATTCAGTTCTTACAATGAGGAAAGCTACATTGCAGTCAGAAAGGATACAGGCGATTCTGCATCTTATGGCAGCAGCATTGACGTTTATGCGCATATGAGCAACACAGAGGAGCTTTCTCAGGGTACAGAAGTATATTCCGTTGAGTTCTCCTTCCACAACTGCGGTGCAGCAGGTACTTTAGATCTTACGCGGAATGATATAAGCTTTGGCAGCGGCGAAGCTCCCGCAGCAAAGACGTCTGATCTGCAAGCCTATGAATATGTTTTCGAGGACGCAAATATACAGAACGTGAGCGTCTCGGAAGAATACTGCTCTGTCACCCTTACAGTGAGCGATCCGAGTTATGAGGCGAGAGAATGGGGCGGCTTTGGAGGAATGTCCTTTATAGAGCTATTCTTCTGTCCCAATACCTTGCCACCTGATACAGACCCCGATGATACCGACTGGAAAGCTGATATCATAAAAAAGAATCGTGCTCTTCTCTCGATGCTGCACGAGGGCTCTAAAGCTACCATAAGTGTATTTTCGTACAGTTACTTTCCTGAATTAGTAAGCCGTCAGTATAAGAGCGGCGCAGTATATAATTTCGAGGGCGTGATATCGGTAAAATCTCCCGATATTCATTACTACGGCGATATCAACGATGACGGTGTTGTTGACTCATATGACGCGATCGTTTACAGAAAACAGCTTTCAGGCAATACCACTGAAAAGCTCAATAAGGATCAGCTGCTCAACGGCGATATCAACTTTAATGGTGTAATAGACGGTGACGACCTGCGGCAGTTGCAGGATTACCTGCTCGGTATACAAAAAGAGTTCAATGCAGTTACCGAGATCGGCAGCATACGTCTTGACGATAAAGTAGATGTCTTAGCCTCCGAGGGAAAGGTTTCCGACGCTGATTTTGCATATGCGGAAATGGATCTGGGCGTGAAACTGATGAAAAACTGTTTTGATCCTACTCAAACGGGAAAAGAGAATTTCCTTATATCACCTGTTTCAATATCCACAGCCCTTTCAATGACTGCAAACGGTGCTGACGGCAAGACGAGAGATGAAATGGAAAAGCTTCTCGGAAGCGGTCTGACAATAGATCAGATCAACGAGTATATGGCATACTTTATGAAGGAGCTTCCCGACAAGCAGAATGAAAAGGTTTACCTTGCAAATTCCATATGGTTCAAAAATACCGAGAAATTCAAGGTGAATGACAAATTCCTTGAGACAAATAAAAAATACTACAGTTCTGAGATATACAAGTCTGCATTCGACGATTCGACCGTCAAGGACGTGAACAGCTGGGTAAATACCAATACAAAGGGCATGATACCTGTTATCCTTAACAAAGGAGATCTCGAACCCAAGGGCGATATCGAAAAGCTGATGCTGCTTATCAATACCCTTTACTTTGAGGCAGACTGGTCAGACAAATATACCACCACCTACAGCGGAAAATTTACTGACCTTAATGGCGCTGAGCATGATGTCACAAAAATGAGCAATACCGAGTATGAGTACTTCGATCTCGGCGATGCAGATGCTTTCAAAAAGCCTTATGCAGGCGGAAATTACAGCTTTGTAGGAATACTTCCGCGGGATAATGATATAGTTGGATATGTAAACAGCCTTGACTCGAAAAAGCTCTTTGACTCTCTGAAGGAATGTGAAGATCCCTCGGAATATGATCTCACTGTTATAATGCCTAAATTCAATTACAGCTTTGATACCTCACTGAAAGATGTACTTGAACAAATGGGAATGACTACTGCTTTTGATCACAATACGGCTGACTTCACAAAAATGTATGATGCAACTGTTCCATACGCTCCCATTCTTTATATCGGCGATGTGCTGCACAAAACAAAGATAGAAGTGACTGAAAGCGGCACAAAGGCTGCTGCTGTAACTGTCGCAGGAATGGACGGCTGGGGCGGTATGTCACCGCAAAAAAAGAAAGAGATCATCATTGATCTGGACAGACCTTTTGTATACATGATAGTCGATAAGAATAATATCCCGCTGTTTATAGGTGCTGCTTCCATGATCGAGGAATGA
- a CDS encoding dockerin type I repeat-containing protein, translating into MKIKRIIAAVTALVLIGGAYTSFAEGSRNIGKTYAADAAKEDNVGVTNEDEKAPSFSVEKETCKKREPYSVIIKNVDPASITFGGQNFVELQRSSAEDGSLVYTFMSRSSGEVQLIVNYGFDGEIRHKEFNFNILEEEYEDENYPRFSVENDTYKRREPYSVTIKNVDPASITTSGTNIFDVNKSTDENGNIVLTFMSKESGEANLVINYGFDGEIRHKEFSFNILEEEYEDENYPRFSVENDTYKRREPYSVTIKNVDPASITTSGTNIFDVNKSTDENGNIVLTFMSKESGEANLVINYGFDGEIRHKEFSFNILEEEYEDENYPRFSVENDTYKRREPYSVTIKNVDPASITTSGTNIFDVNKSTDENGNIVLTFMSKESGEANLVINYGFDGEIRHKEFSFNILEEEYEDENYPRFSVENDTYKRREPYSVTIKNVDPASITTSGTNIFDVNKSTDENGNIVLTFMSKESGAANLVINYGFDGEIRHKEFSFNILEEEYEDENYPRFSVENDTYKRREPYSVTIKNVDPASITTSGTNIFDVNKSTDENGNIVLTFMSKESGEANLVINYGFDGEIRHKEFNFNILEEEYEDENYPRFSVENDTYKRREPYSVTIKNVDPASITTSGTNIFDVNKSTDENGNIVLTFMSKESGEANLVINYGFDGEIRHKEFNFNILEEEYEDENYPRFSVENDTYKRREPYSVTIKNVDPASITTSGTNIFDVNKSTDGNGNIVLTFMSKESGEANLVINYGFDGEIRHKEFSFNILEEEYEEETSPQTGLKGDANCDGSVDMGDVVLIMQALANPNKYGVNGTHKLHITQQGVENSDVDTTVKGLTVSDALKIQKYLLDGKGTL; encoded by the coding sequence ATGAAAATCAAAAGAATCATTGCTGCTGTAACGGCGCTTGTGCTCATTGGGGGAGCATATACGTCATTTGCAGAAGGCAGCAGAAACATCGGCAAGACTTATGCAGCTGATGCAGCAAAAGAGGACAATGTTGGGGTAACAAATGAAGATGAAAAGGCGCCGAGCTTTTCCGTCGAAAAGGAAACCTGCAAAAAACGCGAGCCATACTCGGTGATCATTAAGAATGTTGATCCCGCTTCGATCACCTTTGGCGGTCAGAATTTTGTGGAGCTCCAAAGATCATCTGCTGAGGACGGCAGCCTTGTTTACACATTCATGTCCAGAAGCAGCGGCGAGGTACAGCTCATTGTCAACTACGGCTTCGACGGTGAGATCAGACACAAGGAATTCAACTTCAATATCCTCGAAGAAGAATATGAAGACGAGAACTATCCAAGGTTCTCCGTTGAGAATGACACATATAAAAGACGTGAACCATACTCAGTCACAATCAAAAATGTTGATCCCGCTTCTATCACAACATCAGGCACAAACATCTTTGATGTAAACAAGTCAACCGACGAAAACGGCAATATCGTTCTCACTTTCATGTCTAAGGAAAGCGGCGAAGCCAACCTCGTTATCAACTACGGCTTCGACGGTGAGATAAGACACAAGGAGTTCAGCTTCAATATCCTCGAAGAAGAATATGAAGACGAGAACTATCCAAGGTTCTCCGTTGAGAATGACACATATAAAAGACGTGAACCATACTCAGTCACAATCAAAAATGTTGATCCCGCTTCTATCACAACATCAGGCACAAACATCTTTGATGTAAACAAGTCAACTGACGAAAACGGCAATATCGTTCTCACTTTCATGTCTAAGGAAAGCGGTGAGGCCAACCTCGTTATCAACTACGGCTTCGACGGTGAGATAAGACACAAGGAGTTCAGCTTCAATATCCTCGAAGAAGAATATGAAGACGAGAACTATCCAAGGTTCTCCGTTGAGAATGACACATATAAAAGACGTGAACCATACTCAGTCACAATCAAAAATGTTGATCCCGCTTCTATCACAACATCAGGCACAAACATTTTCGATGTAAACAAGTCAACCGACGAAAACGGCAATATCGTTCTCACATTCATGTCTAAGGAAAGCGGCGAAGCCAACCTCGTTATCAACTACGGCTTCGACGGTGAGATAAGACACAAGGAGTTCAGCTTCAATATCCTTGAAGAAGAATATGAAGACGAGAACTATCCAAGGTTCTCCGTTGAGAATGATACATACAAGAGACGTGAACCATACTCAGTCACAATCAAAAATGTTGATCCCGCTTCTATCACAACATCAGGCACAAACATCTTTGATGTAAACAAGTCAACTGACGAAAACGGCAATATCGTTCTCACTTTCATGTCTAAGGAAAGCGGCGCGGCAAACCTCGTTATCAACTACGGCTTCGACGGTGAGATAAGACACAAGGAGTTCAGCTTCAATATTCTTGAAGAAGAATATGAAGACGAGAACTACCCAAGATTTTCCGTTGAGAATGACACATATAAAAGACGTGAACCATACTCAGTCACAATCAAAAATGTTGATCCCGCTTCTATCACTACATCAGGAACTAATATCTTTGATGTGAACAAGTCAACTGACGAAAACGGCAATATCGTTCTCACTTTCATGTCTAAGGAAAGCGGAGAAGCAAATCTCGTTATCAACTACGGCTTCGACGGTGAGATAAGACATAAGGAGTTTAACTTCAATATCCTTGAAGAAGAATATGAGGACGAGAACTACCCAAGATTTTCCGTTGAGAATGACACATATAAAAGACGTGAACCATACTCAGTCACAATCAAAAATGTTGATCCCGCTTCTATCACTACATCAGGAACTAATATCTTTGATGTGAACAAGTCAACTGACGAAAACGGCAATATCGTTCTCACTTTCATGTCTAAGGAAAGCGGAGAAGCAAATCTCGTTATCAACTACGGCTTCGACGGTGAGATAAGACATAAGGAGTTTAACTTCAATATCCTTGAAGAAGAATATGAGGACGAGAACTACCCAAGGTTCTCAGTTGAGAATGACACATATAAAAGACGTGAACCATACTCAGTCACAATCAAAAATGTTGATCCCGCTTCTATCACAACATCAGGAACAAATATCTTTGATGTGAACAAGTCAACTGACGGAAACGGCAATATCGTTCTCACTTTCATGTCTAAGGAAAGCGGCGAAGCAAACCTCGTTATCAACTACGGCTTCGACGGTGAGATAAGACACAAGGAGTTCAGCTTCAATATCCTTGAAGAAGAATATGAAGAGGAAACCTCTCCCCAGACAGGACTCAAGGGCGACGCCAACTGCGACGGCTCAGTAGATATGGGTGATGTTGTTCTTATCATGCAGGCGCTGGCTAATCCCAACAAGTATGGCGTGAACGGCACACATAAGCTTCACATAACCCAGCAGGGCGTTGAAAACAGCGATGTCGACACGACCGTTAAAGGACTTACAGTAAGCGACGCACTGAAGATACAGAAGTATCTTCTTGACGGAAAAGGAACATTATAA